Proteins from one Salvelinus sp. IW2-2015 unplaced genomic scaffold, ASM291031v2 Un_scaffold495, whole genome shotgun sequence genomic window:
- the sem1 gene encoding 26S proteasome complex subunit SEM1 — MSDKKQTVDLGLLEEDDEFEEFPAEDWTGLDEDEDAHVWEDNWDDDNVEDDFSNQLRAELEKHGYKMETSQ, encoded by the exons ATGTCTGACAAGAAACAGACTGTAGATTTGGGATTATTAGAGGAGGACGATGAGTTTGAAGAATTCCCAGCCGAGG ATTGGACTGGGTTGGATGAGGATGAAGATGCCCACGTGTGGGAAGACAACTGGGATGATGACAATGTAGAGGACGACTTCTCTAATCAACTAAG agCGGAGCTGGAGAAACATGGGTACAAGATGGAGACGTCGCAGTAG